The sequence GAGACCCATGTCATCCTCGAGGCAAGGCTCGGTCTGGCCCTGTCCACCGAGGAGGAAGTGCGGTCCAGGATCCATGTTTTGAAACAGAAGAGGACGGAAACACAACCCTCAGGCCTGCCCAGCGCCGGCTGCTGGTTCAAGAACCCTGCAGGGGACAGTGCGGGAAGGCTCATCGATGAGGCAGGGATGAAGGGGATAAGGGTTGGAAACGCTCAGGTATCGGAGGTACACGCGAACTTTTTCGTGAACCTTGGGGGGGCTACAACCTCTGATTTTCTGACACTTGCCGAAAAGGTGAGGGGAACGGTTCATAAAAGGTTCGGTGTCATGCTTCAGGAGGAGGTCAGGGTCATCCATGAATAGCTCACGCAAGGGAAAGTCAGGAAACAGACCGGTGGGCAGGGTGGGCGTGCTCATGGGCGGGAACTCGGCCGAACGGGAGGTTTCCCTCACTACAGGAAAGGCGATCCTTGGAGCTCTTCTCGAGGAAGGTGTTGATGCCGTTGGTATCGACACACAGGGATCCTGGAGGGAGGAGATCGCCCTGGAAAATGTTGCCACCGCCTTTATCGCTCTTCACGGAAGAGGCGGGGAAGATGGGACGATCCAGGGTGCTCTGGAGCTTATGGGCATCCCCTATACCGGACCTGGTGTCATGGCGTCGGCCCTGGCCATGGACAAGATCATGACCAAAAGGGTGCTGCGTGCCATGGGCATTCCCACCCCCGAATACACCGAACTGGGGCCTGGAAATTATGACGCGCCTCTTGCTATGGGGCTGCCCGTTGTGGTCAAGCCCAACCGGGAAGGCTCAACGATCGGTATCTCGGTTGTGAGAGAAGAAGGTGAACTTGAAGCGGCGATAAAGATCGCCGCATCCCACGATCCGGATGTCCTGGTGGAGAAGTTCGTGGCAGGTGAGGACCTTACGGTGGGAGTGCTCAACGATCGTCCGATGGCTATCGTTCAGATCGTCACCGAATCGGGGTTTTACGATTACGAGACCAAGTACGTAACCGGGGCCAAGGAGTATCGTGTTCCTGCCTCCATCGGGGAAGCTGCCACCAGAACGGTTCAGGAGGCGGCCCAGGCCGCGGCCAGGGCCCTGAGATGCTGCGGCGCTGTCCGGGTTGATTTTCGCGGAGCCGGTGATCGTTTCGAAGTGATCGAGGTCAACACTATACCGGGAATGACTCCCAACAGCCTGCTGCCCAAATCGGCTGCGGGAGTGGGGATCGGGTTTGCCCAACTGGTCATGGAGATGCTCCAGGCTGCGGGAGAGGGAAGCCGGTGAAGCGCAACACATCCACAAGCAGAAAGAGAGCTGGAAAGCCGGCCAAGCGGGTTTCCATGGTCAAAAAGAAGAGGACAGGTTTTTCTTTCCGGCACTACCTGGTCAGGGGCTGGTGGATCTTCAGAGGTGGTGCGGTGGGTGTACTTGCCCTGGGTATTTTCTATGGCGGTTACCTGGGTTTCGGAAAGGTTATGGGTCTTCAGTCCCTGTCTGTGAGGACCGTAGAGGTTGAAGGGTGTCAGGATGTTCAGCCGGACGCTATCCGCCGGCTTGCTGGAGTTGTGAAAGGAGATCCCCTCCTGAGGATCGATCTGAAGGAGGTTCGCAGGAAGGTGATCACACACCCATGGGTCAAGGAGGCCACCGTGGTGCGAGAGCTTCCGGATACCCTGAGAATATCTGTGAAGGAGAGGGCTCCTGTAGCTGT is a genomic window of bacterium containing:
- a CDS encoding D-alanine--D-alanine ligase — protein: MNSSRKGKSGNRPVGRVGVLMGGNSAEREVSLTTGKAILGALLEEGVDAVGIDTQGSWREEIALENVATAFIALHGRGGEDGTIQGALELMGIPYTGPGVMASALAMDKIMTKRVLRAMGIPTPEYTELGPGNYDAPLAMGLPVVVKPNREGSTIGISVVREEGELEAAIKIAASHDPDVLVEKFVAGEDLTVGVLNDRPMAIVQIVTESGFYDYETKYVTGAKEYRVPASIGEAATRTVQEAAQAAARALRCCGAVRVDFRGAGDRFEVIEVNTIPGMTPNSLLPKSAAGVGIGFAQLVMEMLQAAGEGSR